From a region of the Natator depressus isolate rNatDep1 chromosome 15, rNatDep2.hap1, whole genome shotgun sequence genome:
- the RAB35 gene encoding ras-related protein Rab-35 has protein sequence MARDYDHLFKLLIIGDSGVGKSSLLLRFADNTFSGSYITTIGVDFKIRTVEINGEKVKLQIWDTAGQERFRTITSTYYRGTHGVIVVYDVTSAESFVNVKRWLHEINQNCDDVCRILVGNKNDDPERKVVETEDAYKFAGQMGIQLFETSAKENINVEEMFNCITELVLRAKKENLAKQQQQQQNDVVKLTKNSKRKKRCC, from the exons ATGGCCAGAGACTACGATCACCTTTTCAAGCTGCTCATCATCGGCGACAGCG gtGTTGGCAAAAGCAGTTTGCTGTTACGCTTCGCAGATAATACTTTCTCAG GCAGCTACATTACCACAATTGGAGTGGATTTTAAAATCCGGACAGTTGAGATTAATGGAGAGAAGGTGAAGCTACAGATATGGGACACAGCTGGACAAGAGCGTTTCCGGACTATCACGTCGAC GTATTACAGAGGGACGCATGGGGTGATTGTTGTCTATGATGTCACCAGTGCAGAATCCTTTGTGAATGTAAAGCGGTGGTTACATGAAATTAACCAAAACTGCGATGATGTCTGCCGGATACTGG ttgGAAATAAGAATGATGACCCAGAGCGGAAAGTAGTGGAGACGGAAGATGCCTATAAATTTGCCGGGCAGATGGGGATCCAACTGTTTGAGACCAGCGCCAAAGAAAACATTAATGTGGAAGAG ATGTTTAATTGCATTACAGAGCTGGTTCTGCgagcaaagaaagaaaacttagcaaagcagcaacagcagcaacagaATGACGTAGTGAAGCTAACTAAGAACAGTAAAAGGAAGAAGCGGTGCTGCTAA